A region from the Pseudomonas sp. P8_229 genome encodes:
- a CDS encoding cupin domain-containing protein, whose product MDVGERLQSIRKLKGLSQRELAKRAGVTNSTISMIEKNSVSPSISSLRKVLGGIPMSMVEFFSEEILQEIPTQIVYKANELIDISDGAVTMKLVGRAHPSRAIAFLNEIYPPGADTGEEMLTHEGEETGILVEGRLELVVGLETFILEAGDSYYFESTKPHRFRNPFDLPARLISAATPANF is encoded by the coding sequence TTGGACGTCGGTGAACGACTGCAATCGATCCGCAAGCTCAAAGGGCTTTCCCAGCGTGAACTCGCCAAACGCGCGGGCGTCACCAACAGCACCATTTCGATGATCGAAAAGAACAGTGTCAGCCCTTCGATCAGTTCGCTGAGAAAGGTGCTGGGCGGCATCCCCATGTCCATGGTCGAGTTCTTTTCCGAAGAAATCCTGCAGGAAATCCCGACCCAGATCGTCTACAAGGCCAACGAGCTGATCGACATCTCCGACGGCGCCGTGACCATGAAACTGGTCGGCCGCGCGCACCCCAGCCGGGCTATCGCGTTCCTCAACGAAATCTACCCGCCGGGTGCTGATACCGGCGAAGAAATGCTCACCCATGAGGGCGAAGAAACCGGGATTCTGGTGGAAGGTCGTCTGGAATTGGTGGTGGGTCTGGAAACTTTTATTCTCGAAGCCGGCGACAGCTACTACTTTGAAAGTACCAAGCCGCATCGTTTCCGTAATCCGTTCGACTTGCCTGCGCGACTAATCAGCGCAGCCACGCCGGCGAATTTTTGA
- the dadA gene encoding D-amino acid dehydrogenase has product MRVMVLGSGVIGTASAYYLARAGFEVVVVDRQPAAAMETSFANAGQVSPGYASPWAAPGVPLKAIKWLLQRHAPLAIKATADIDQYLWMAQMLRNCTASRYAVNKERMVRLSEYSRDCLDELRAETGIAYEGRSLGTTQLFRTQAQLDGAAKDIAVLKESGVPFEVLDRAGIARVEPALANVTDILAGALRLPNDQTGDCQMFTTRLAEMAVKLGVEFRFGQDIQRLDYAGDRINGVWIDGKLETADRYVLALGSYSPQLLKPLGIKAPVYPLKGYSLTVPITNPDMAPTSTILDETYKVAITRFDNRIRVGGMAEIAGFDLSLNPRRRETLEMIVNDLYPQGGNLAEASFWTGLRPTTPDGTPIVGATPFKNLFLNTGHGTLGWTMACGSGRLLADLMAKKKPQISAEGLDISRYGNKPQESAKHGNPAPAHQ; this is encoded by the coding sequence ATGCGCGTAATGGTCTTGGGTAGCGGCGTCATCGGTACCGCCAGTGCTTACTATCTGGCCCGTGCCGGGTTTGAAGTGGTGGTGGTCGACCGGCAGCCCGCTGCGGCCATGGAGACCAGTTTCGCCAACGCCGGCCAGGTGTCGCCGGGCTACGCCTCGCCGTGGGCTGCGCCGGGCGTACCGCTGAAGGCGATCAAGTGGCTGCTGCAGCGCCACGCCCCTCTCGCGATCAAGGCCACCGCCGACATCGATCAATACCTGTGGATGGCGCAGATGCTGCGCAACTGCACCGCCAGCCGTTACGCGGTGAACAAGGAGCGCATGGTGCGTCTGTCCGAGTACAGCCGCGACTGCCTCGACGAACTGCGTGCCGAAACCGGCATCGCCTACGAAGGCCGCAGTCTCGGCACAACCCAACTGTTCCGCACTCAGGCCCAGCTTGATGGCGCCGCCAAAGACATCGCCGTGCTGAAAGAGTCCGGCGTGCCGTTTGAAGTCCTCGACCGCGCCGGCATCGCCCGCGTCGAACCGGCCCTGGCCAATGTCACCGACATCCTCGCCGGTGCCCTGCGCCTGCCGAACGACCAGACGGGCGACTGCCAGATGTTCACCACGCGCCTGGCCGAAATGGCCGTGAAACTCGGTGTGGAATTCCGCTTCGGCCAGGACATCCAGCGCCTCGACTACGCTGGCGACCGCATCAACGGCGTATGGATCGACGGTAAACTGGAAACCGCCGACCGCTACGTGCTGGCCCTCGGCAGCTATTCGCCGCAACTGCTCAAGCCGCTGGGCATCAAGGCCCCGGTGTATCCGCTCAAGGGTTACTCGCTGACTGTGCCGATCACCAACCCGGACATGGCCCCGACCTCGACCATTCTCGACGAGACCTACAAGGTCGCGATCACCCGTTTCGACAACCGCATCCGCGTCGGCGGCATGGCGGAGATCGCCGGTTTTGACCTGTCGCTGAACCCGCGTCGACGCGAAACCCTGGAGATGATCGTCAACGACCTTTATCCTCAGGGCGGCAATCTGGCTGAGGCGAGCTTCTGGACCGGTCTGCGTCCGACTACCCCGGACGGCACGCCGATCGTTGGCGCCACGCCGTTCAAGAACCTGTTCCTCAACACCGGCCACGGCACCCTGGGTTGGACCATGGCGTGCGGTTCCGGTCGTTTGCTGGCCGATCTGATGGCGAAGAAAAAGCCGCAGATCAGCGCCGAAGGCCTCGATATTTCCCGTTACGGCAACAAGCCTCAGGAGTCCGCAAAACATGGCAATCCAGCGCCAGCTCACCAATGA
- the rep gene encoding DNA helicase Rep: MSRLNPRQQEAVNYVGGPLLVLAGAGSGKTSVITRKIAHLIQNCGIRAQYIVAMTFTNKAAREMKERVGTLLRAGEGRGLTVCTFHNLGLNIIRKEHVRLGYKPGFSIFDETDVKALMTDIMQKEYAGDDGVDEIKNMIGAWKNDLILPPQALENARNPKEQTAAIVYTHYQRTLKAFNAVDFDDLILLPVKLFEEHADILEKWQNKVRYLLVDEYQDTNASQYLLVKMLIGKRNQFTVVGDDDQSIYAWRGARPENLMLLKDDYPSLKVVMLEQNYRSTSRILRCANVLISNNPHEFEKQLWSEMGHGDEIRVIRCRNEDAEAERVAMEILSLHLRTDRPYSDFAILYRGNYQAKLIELKLQHHQVPYRLSGGNSFFGRQEVKDLMAYFRLIVNPDDDNAFLRVINVPRREIGSTTLEKLGNYATERKISMYAATDEIGLGEHLDSRFTDRLSRFKRFMDKVREQCAGEDPISALRSMVMDIDYENWLRTNSSSDKAADYRMSNVWFLIEALKNTLEKDEEGEMTVEDAIGKLVLRDMLERQQEEEDGAEGVQMMTLHASKGLEFPYVFIMGMEEEILPHRSSIEADTIEEERRLAYVGITRARQTLAFTFAAKRKQYGEIIDCAPSRFLDELPPDDLAWEGNDDTPTEVKAVRGNSALADIRAMLKR; this comes from the coding sequence ATGTCCCGACTCAATCCCCGGCAGCAAGAAGCCGTGAACTACGTCGGCGGCCCTCTATTGGTGCTCGCCGGCGCTGGCTCCGGCAAGACCAGCGTGATCACCCGCAAGATCGCGCACCTGATCCAGAACTGCGGCATCCGCGCCCAGTACATCGTCGCCATGACCTTTACCAACAAGGCCGCGCGCGAGATGAAAGAGCGGGTCGGCACCCTGCTGCGCGCCGGCGAAGGACGCGGCCTGACAGTCTGCACCTTCCACAACCTGGGCCTGAACATCATCCGCAAGGAACACGTGCGGCTGGGCTACAAACCCGGTTTCTCGATCTTCGACGAGACCGACGTCAAAGCCCTGATGACCGACATCATGCAGAAGGAATACGCGGGCGACGACGGCGTCGACGAGATCAAGAACATGATCGGCGCCTGGAAAAACGACCTGATCCTGCCGCCGCAGGCGCTGGAAAACGCGCGTAATCCCAAAGAACAGACCGCTGCCATCGTCTACACCCACTACCAGCGCACGCTCAAGGCGTTCAACGCAGTGGACTTTGACGACTTGATCCTGCTGCCGGTAAAACTCTTCGAAGAGCACGCCGACATTCTCGAAAAGTGGCAGAACAAGGTGCGTTACCTGCTGGTCGACGAATACCAGGACACCAACGCCAGCCAGTACCTGCTGGTGAAAATGCTCATCGGCAAGCGCAACCAGTTCACCGTGGTGGGCGACGACGACCAGTCGATCTACGCCTGGCGCGGTGCACGGCCGGAAAACCTGATGTTGCTCAAGGACGACTATCCGTCCCTGAAAGTGGTGATGCTCGAGCAGAACTATCGCTCCACCAGCCGCATCCTGCGCTGCGCCAACGTGCTGATCTCGAACAATCCGCACGAATTCGAAAAGCAGCTGTGGAGTGAGATGGGCCACGGTGACGAGATCCGCGTGATCCGCTGCCGTAACGAGGACGCCGAAGCCGAGCGCGTGGCCATGGAAATCCTCAGCCTGCACTTGCGCACCGACCGCCCGTACAGCGATTTTGCGATTCTCTATCGCGGTAACTATCAGGCCAAGCTGATCGAACTGAAGTTGCAGCACCACCAGGTGCCGTACCGTCTGAGCGGCGGTAACAGCTTCTTCGGCCGTCAGGAAGTGAAGGACTTGATGGCCTACTTCCGCCTGATCGTGAACCCGGATGACGACAACGCCTTCCTGCGCGTGATCAACGTGCCGCGCCGCGAAATCGGCTCGACCACCCTGGAAAAACTCGGCAACTACGCCACCGAACGCAAGATTTCGATGTACGCCGCCACCGACGAAATCGGTCTGGGCGAACATCTGGACAGCCGCTTCACCGATCGCCTGTCGCGCTTCAAGCGCTTCATGGACAAGGTGCGTGAGCAATGCGCCGGCGAAGACCCGATCTCGGCGCTGCGCAGCATGGTCATGGACATCGACTACGAGAACTGGCTGCGCACCAACAGCTCCAGCGACAAGGCTGCCGATTACCGGATGAGCAACGTCTGGTTCCTGATCGAGGCGTTGAAAAACACCCTCGAGAAGGATGAAGAAGGCGAAATGACCGTCGAGGACGCCATCGGCAAACTGGTCCTGCGCGACATGCTGGAGCGTCAGCAGGAAGAGGAAGACGGCGCCGAAGGCGTGCAGATGATGACGCTGCATGCGTCCAAGGGACTGGAATTCCCTTACGTGTTCATCATGGGCATGGAAGAGGAAATCCTCCCGCACCGCTCCAGCATCGAAGCCGACACCATCGAAGAGGAACGCCGCCTGGCCTACGTGGGCATCACCCGCGCGCGTCAGACCCTGGCGTTCACCTTCGCCGCCAAACGCAAACAGTACGGCGAGATCATCGATTGCGCACCTAGCCGCTTCCTCGATGAGCTGCCGCCGGACGATCTGGCGTGGGAAGGCAACGACGACACACCGACCGAAGTCAAAGCCGTGCGGGGCAATAGCGCACTGGCTGATATACGCGCGATGTTAAAGCGCTAG
- a CDS encoding Lrp/AsnC ligand binding domain-containing protein, translating to MRTNTQTKRELDKIDRNILRILQADGRISFTELGEKVGLSTTPCTERVRRLEREGIIMGYNARLNPQHLKGSLLVFVEISLDYKSGDTFEEFRRAVLKLPHVLECHLVSGDFDYLVKARISEMASYRKLLGDILLKLPHVRESKSYIVMEEVKESLSLPIPD from the coding sequence ATGCGTACCAACACTCAGACCAAACGTGAGCTGGACAAGATCGACCGCAACATCTTGCGGATCCTGCAGGCGGACGGGCGGATATCGTTTACCGAACTGGGGGAAAAGGTCGGTCTGTCCACCACGCCATGTACAGAGCGGGTGCGGCGGCTGGAGCGCGAGGGGATCATCATGGGCTACAACGCCCGACTCAATCCGCAGCACTTGAAGGGTAGTCTGCTGGTGTTCGTCGAGATCAGCCTCGACTACAAATCCGGCGACACTTTCGAAGAGTTCCGACGCGCAGTGCTGAAATTGCCGCATGTGCTGGAGTGTCACCTGGTTTCAGGGGATTTCGACTATCTGGTGAAGGCGCGTATTTCCGAGATGGCCTCGTATCGCAAATTGCTCGGCGACATTCTGTTGAAGCTGCCGCACGTGCGGGAGTCGAAGAGCTATATCGTGATGGAAGAAGTGAAAGAGAGCCTGAGCCTGCCGATCCCGGATTGA
- a CDS encoding bifunctional diguanylate cyclase/phosphodiesterase: MSTPVEPLRLLLLAEEPAWTALLRECLAPMGSAAVLISAPSWESVSSLFEDNRHAVLLTVPALQPAPGRCSLPTVLLLDQEPATAPDGVSDWLVFDALDAGMLRRCLRHVRERGVLENTLQRLAEQDPLTGIANRQGFQTLLTARLAENDGRGVALGHLDLDNFRHANDALGHQAGDRLILQVVARLKGQLEAGDQLARLGSDEFALLIDTRRAPQRAEWMAERITEALSEPYWVDGESLLIGSSLGIAHARAQGGADPLMWHAHIAMQQAKSTQGCTFHIFNERINRNARSMADLESELRRALRRDELELHYQPRLNLEDGQIVGLEALVRWRHGERGLLPPSEFVPLAEQSGLIVPLGYWVISRALRDMQALRERGLPALHMAINLSFRQFQDSQLLPTLSRLIAERGVEAQWLEFELTETAVMRRSDLVKQTMDALGRLGVRFSLDDFGTGFSSFVHLNSLPITLLKIDKSFVGGMEQREENRKLVHAMINLAHNLHLEVVAEGVETPEQLDLLRGFGCDQVQGYLISRPLPLAELVEYLTFGSSQQPALEIVG, from the coding sequence TTGTCTACGCCTGTCGAACCCTTGCGTTTGCTGCTACTGGCCGAAGAGCCAGCGTGGACAGCGTTATTGCGCGAGTGTCTGGCTCCGATGGGGAGCGCGGCGGTGCTGATCAGCGCGCCGAGCTGGGAGTCGGTCAGCAGTTTGTTCGAAGACAACCGCCATGCGGTGTTGTTGACCGTTCCCGCGTTGCAGCCGGCCCCGGGCCGTTGCAGCCTGCCGACGGTGTTGCTGCTGGATCAAGAACCGGCTACGGCGCCCGATGGCGTCAGCGACTGGCTGGTGTTCGACGCCCTCGACGCCGGCATGCTGCGCCGTTGCCTGCGCCACGTGCGCGAACGCGGCGTTCTTGAAAACACCCTGCAACGCCTGGCCGAACAGGATCCGCTGACCGGCATCGCCAACCGTCAGGGTTTCCAGACCCTGCTCACGGCGCGCCTCGCGGAAAACGACGGGCGTGGCGTGGCCCTCGGGCATCTCGACCTCGACAACTTCCGTCACGCCAACGATGCCCTCGGCCATCAGGCTGGCGACCGTCTGATTCTGCAGGTCGTCGCGCGGCTGAAAGGCCAGCTGGAGGCCGGTGATCAACTGGCGCGCCTGGGCAGCGATGAGTTTGCCCTGCTGATCGACACCCGCCGTGCGCCGCAACGCGCCGAGTGGATGGCTGAACGCATCACTGAAGCTTTGTCCGAGCCGTATTGGGTTGACGGCGAAAGCCTGTTGATCGGCTCCAGCCTTGGCATCGCCCATGCCCGCGCACAAGGTGGCGCCGACCCGCTGATGTGGCACGCGCACATCGCCATGCAGCAGGCCAAGAGCACCCAAGGCTGCACCTTCCATATCTTCAACGAACGCATCAACCGCAATGCACGGAGCATGGCTGACCTCGAAAGCGAGTTGCGCCGGGCCCTGCGTCGCGATGAGCTGGAGTTGCATTACCAGCCACGGCTTAATCTTGAGGACGGCCAGATTGTCGGCCTCGAAGCGTTGGTGCGCTGGCGTCATGGCGAGCGCGGATTGCTGCCGCCGAGTGAATTCGTGCCGTTGGCCGAACAGAGCGGCTTGATCGTGCCGCTGGGTTACTGGGTGATTTCCCGGGCCCTGCGTGACATGCAGGCCTTGCGCGAGCGCGGCCTGCCGGCGCTGCACATGGCGATCAACCTGTCGTTCCGCCAGTTTCAGGACAGTCAGCTTTTGCCGACCTTGAGTCGCTTGATCGCTGAGCGGGGCGTTGAAGCGCAATGGCTGGAATTCGAACTGACTGAAACCGCGGTGATGCGCCGCAGCGATCTGGTCAAGCAGACCATGGACGCCCTCGGCCGCCTCGGCGTGCGCTTTTCACTGGATGACTTCGGCACCGGGTTCTCATCGTTCGTGCACCTCAACAGCCTGCCTATCACCTTGCTGAAAATCGACAAGAGCTTCGTCGGTGGCATGGAGCAACGTGAGGAGAACCGTAAACTGGTGCACGCGATGATCAATCTTGCGCACAACCTGCATCTGGAAGTGGTGGCGGAAGGGGTCGAGACGCCCGAACAGCTGGATCTGTTGCGTGGCTTTGGCTGCGATCAGGTGCAGGGCTATCTGATCAGCCGGCCGTTGCCGTTGGCGGAGCTGGTGGAGTACCTGACGTTCGGCTCAAGCCAGCAGCCAGCCCTCGAAATCGTCGGCTAA
- a CDS encoding RidA family protein, which produces MAIQRQLTNERMSQIVTHNGTVYLAGQVGDDFNAGVEQQTRDVLANIERLLDLAGTDKQHLLSATIYMNDIEAHFAGMNSVWDQWLPKGAAPARATVEAKMAKPSILVEISIVAALP; this is translated from the coding sequence ATGGCAATCCAGCGCCAGCTCACCAATGAGCGCATGAGTCAGATCGTCACCCACAACGGCACCGTGTATCTGGCCGGGCAGGTCGGCGACGACTTCAACGCCGGGGTCGAACAGCAGACCCGCGACGTGCTCGCCAATATCGAGCGTTTGCTGGATCTGGCCGGGACTGACAAGCAGCATCTGTTGTCGGCGACGATCTACATGAACGACATCGAGGCGCACTTTGCCGGAATGAACTCGGTGTGGGACCAGTGGCTGCCCAAAGGCGCCGCCCCGGCCCGTGCCACTGTCGAAGCGAAGATGGCCAAGCCGAGCATTCTGGTAGAAATCTCTATCGTCGCTGCGCTGCCGTAA
- a CDS encoding acetyl-CoA hydrolase/transferase C-terminal domain-containing protein — MVQLCSIEQAVDEVLARLPAHIHMGMPLGLGKPNHFVNALYRRIKGLPERQLTIYTALCLGRPNLGDGLQKRFIEPFVERVFGDYPEFDFLADLQRDSLPANIRIEQFFMQPGSLLNSAPAQQDYVSSNYSHAARDINAAGLNLVAQLLASSSEHPDRLSLSCNPDITLDLLPMIAKRRAIGETILLVGQVHTELPYMPGDAEVDIDTFDLLIDAKDSSTLFSTPNMPVGFQDHFIGLHASTLVRDGGTLQIGIGSMGDALTAALLARQADNLGYQALLNDLNLSQWAQLIEREGGTAPFVKGLYGCSEMFVNGLLVLVDAGIIRRKVYPDVQTQEQANAGTLDETAQTDGISVHGGFFLGPRSFYERLRELPQSKRLEFNMTRISYINELYGQEELKRLQRLDARFINTVFTMTLMGAGVADQLEDGRVLSGVGGQYNFVAQGHALHDARSILILRSWRESGGEVSSNIVWEYGHCTIPRHLRDIVVTEYGIADLRGKSDAVVIESLLNISDSRFQQGLIEQAQKVGKLPKDFHLDPRFAENTPQRLQAIAARHPNLFPEYPLGCDFTVIERDLLRALNWLKSKFKLTEILELGKAALDAPDASTFPEHLERMQLTNPEGLKEDLFQRLLLTGLKATAQ, encoded by the coding sequence ATGGTGCAGTTGTGTTCGATCGAACAGGCAGTGGACGAGGTGCTCGCACGCTTGCCGGCGCATATCCACATGGGCATGCCGCTGGGACTGGGCAAGCCCAATCACTTCGTCAACGCGCTATACCGGCGCATCAAGGGCCTGCCCGAGCGGCAACTGACGATCTACACCGCACTGTGCCTGGGGCGGCCGAATCTGGGAGACGGTTTGCAGAAGCGCTTCATCGAACCCTTCGTCGAGCGCGTATTCGGCGACTACCCCGAATTCGATTTCCTCGCCGACCTGCAGCGTGACAGCCTGCCCGCCAACATCCGCATCGAACAGTTTTTCATGCAACCTGGCAGCCTGCTCAACAGCGCGCCGGCCCAGCAGGATTACGTCAGCAGCAACTACAGCCACGCCGCCCGCGACATCAACGCCGCCGGGCTGAACCTGGTGGCGCAATTGCTTGCCAGCAGCAGCGAACACCCCGACCGCCTGAGTCTGAGCTGCAACCCGGACATCACCCTCGACCTGTTGCCGATGATCGCCAAGCGCCGCGCCATCGGGGAAACCATCCTGCTGGTCGGCCAGGTGCACACCGAGTTGCCGTACATGCCCGGCGATGCCGAAGTCGATATCGACACCTTCGACCTGCTGATCGACGCGAAGGACAGCAGCACGCTGTTTTCCACGCCGAACATGCCGGTGGGCTTTCAGGATCACTTCATCGGCCTGCACGCCAGCACCTTGGTGCGCGACGGCGGCACCTTGCAGATCGGCATCGGCTCGATGGGCGATGCGCTGACCGCCGCACTGCTGGCGCGGCAAGCCGATAACCTCGGTTATCAGGCCTTGCTCAACGACCTCAACCTCAGCCAGTGGGCGCAACTGATCGAACGCGAGGGCGGCACCGCGCCATTCGTCAAAGGCCTGTATGGCTGCAGCGAAATGTTCGTCAACGGCCTGCTGGTGTTGGTGGACGCCGGGATCATCCGGCGCAAGGTCTACCCCGACGTGCAGACCCAGGAACAGGCCAACGCCGGCACTCTTGATGAAACTGCACAAACCGATGGCATCTCGGTGCACGGCGGTTTCTTCCTCGGCCCGCGCAGTTTCTATGAGCGTCTGCGTGAGTTGCCGCAGAGCAAGCGCCTCGAATTCAACATGACCCGCATCAGCTACATCAACGAGCTGTACGGGCAGGAAGAATTGAAGCGCTTACAGCGACTTGATGCACGGTTCATCAACACCGTGTTCACCATGACGCTGATGGGCGCGGGGGTGGCCGATCAACTGGAAGACGGGCGGGTGCTCAGCGGCGTTGGCGGGCAGTACAACTTCGTTGCCCAGGGGCACGCGCTGCACGATGCGCGCTCGATTCTGATCCTGCGCAGCTGGCGCGAGTCCGGCGGTGAGGTCAGTTCGAACATCGTCTGGGAGTACGGCCACTGCACGATCCCGCGACATCTGCGGGACATCGTGGTCACCGAGTACGGCATCGCCGATCTGCGCGGTAAATCCGATGCGGTGGTGATCGAGTCTCTGTTGAACATCAGCGATTCCCGTTTCCAACAGGGGCTGATCGAGCAAGCGCAAAAGGTCGGCAAGCTGCCGAAGGATTTCCATCTCGATCCACGCTTTGCCGAGAACACGCCGCAGCGTTTGCAGGCGATTGCCGCCAGGCATCCGAATCTGTTTCCGGAGTATCCGTTGGGCTGTGATTTCACGGTGATCGAGCGGGATCTGCTGCGGGCGCTGAACTGGCTGAAGAGCAAGTTCAAACTCACGGAAATTCTGGAGCTGGGCAAAGCAGCCCTCGACGCACCAGATGCCTCGACATTCCCCGAGCACCTGGAGCGCATGCAACTGACAAACCCGGAAGGCCTGAAAGAAGACCTGTTCCAGCGCCTGCTGCTCACCGGCCTCAAAGCCACCGCACAGTAA
- the alr gene encoding alanine racemase: MRPARALIDLQALRHNYRIAREVTGAKALAVIKADAYGHGAVRCAQALEAEADGFAVACIEEALELRAAGIKAPVLLLEGIFESDELALIVEHDFWTVVHSLWQLEAIEQAALSKPITVWLKLDSGMHRVGLHPKDYAAAYQRLRASGKVAKIVLMSHFARADELHEQSSADQVAVFEAARQGLAAEVSLRNSPAVLGWPQIHSDWVRPGIMLYGATPFEEANAVAERLQPVMTLESKVICVRELPAGEPIGYGAKFITDKPMRIGVVAMGYADGYPRQAPTGTPVLVAGKRSRILGRVSMDMLCIDLTDVPDAGLGSTVELWGKNILASEVAQWADTIPYQIFCNLRRVPRLYSEA, translated from the coding sequence ATGCGTCCTGCCCGTGCCCTGATCGATCTTCAAGCCCTGCGTCACAACTACCGAATTGCCCGCGAAGTCACCGGCGCCAAGGCGCTGGCGGTGATCAAGGCTGATGCCTATGGTCACGGCGCGGTGCGTTGCGCCCAGGCGCTGGAAGCTGAGGCTGACGGGTTTGCCGTCGCCTGCATCGAGGAGGCGCTGGAGTTGCGCGCGGCCGGCATCAAGGCCCCGGTGTTGTTGCTCGAAGGTATCTTCGAATCCGATGAGCTGGCACTGATCGTCGAGCACGATTTCTGGACCGTGGTGCATTCGCTGTGGCAGCTCGAAGCGATTGAGCAGGCGGCCTTGAGCAAACCGATCACCGTGTGGCTCAAGCTCGATTCGGGCATGCACCGCGTGGGTCTGCATCCGAAGGATTACGCGGCGGCCTATCAACGCCTGCGGGCCAGCGGCAAAGTGGCGAAGATCGTGCTGATGAGCCACTTCGCCCGCGCCGATGAGCTGCACGAACAGAGCAGCGCCGATCAGGTCGCGGTGTTCGAGGCTGCACGTCAGGGCCTCGCCGCCGAAGTCAGCCTGCGCAACTCGCCGGCCGTGCTCGGCTGGCCGCAGATTCACAGCGACTGGGTGCGCCCGGGCATCATGCTGTACGGCGCGACCCCGTTCGAAGAAGCCAACGCTGTGGCCGAGCGCCTGCAACCGGTGATGACTCTCGAATCGAAAGTCATCTGTGTGCGTGAGCTGCCCGCTGGCGAGCCGATCGGCTACGGCGCCAAATTCATCACCGACAAACCGATGCGTATCGGCGTGGTCGCCATGGGTTACGCCGATGGCTACCCGCGTCAGGCACCGACCGGCACGCCGGTGCTGGTCGCCGGCAAACGCAGCCGGATTCTCGGCCGCGTCTCGATGGACATGCTCTGCATCGACCTCACCGATGTGCCGGACGCCGGCCTCGGTTCGACCGTCGAGCTGTGGGGCAAAAACATCCTCGCCAGCGAAGTGGCGCAGTGGGCGGACACCATCCCGTACCAGATTTTCTGCAACTTGCGTCGCGTGCCAAGGCTCTATTCCGAGGCTTGA
- a CDS encoding c-type cytochrome, with amino-acid sequence MKMLAAPATVLALWAVSAQAATNDDIAKRLEPVGQVCVQGQECKGMEVAASAGGGGAAKTPDEIIAKHCNACHGTGLLGAPKIGDAADWKKRADKEGGTAAGLAAVALKGLNAMPPKGTCSDCEEKDLEGAIQKMSGLK; translated from the coding sequence ATGAAAATGCTGGCCGCACCAGCAACCGTACTGGCCCTCTGGGCTGTCAGCGCTCAAGCTGCGACGAATGACGACATTGCCAAACGCCTCGAGCCGGTCGGCCAGGTGTGCGTTCAGGGGCAGGAATGCAAAGGGATGGAAGTCGCAGCCTCCGCTGGCGGCGGTGGCGCAGCTAAAACTCCGGATGAGATCATTGCCAAGCACTGCAATGCTTGTCATGGCACTGGCCTGTTGGGCGCACCTAAAATCGGTGATGCAGCTGACTGGAAAAAACGTGCTGACAAAGAAGGTGGCACCGCTGCCGGGTTGGCGGCAGTTGCGCTGAAAGGGCTCAACGCCATGCCACCAAAAGGTACCTGCAGTGACTGCGAGGAGAAAGACCTCGAAGGCGCGATCCAGAAGATGTCCGGCCTGAAATAA
- a CDS encoding xanthine phosphoribosyltransferase, whose protein sequence is MEALHQKIREQGIVLSDQVLKVDAFLNHQIDPALMKLIGDEFATLFKDSGITKIVTIEASGIAPAIMTGLNLGVPVIFARKHQSLTLTENLLSATVYSFTKQTESTVAISPRHLTSSDRVLIIDDFLANGKASQALISIIKQAGATVAGLGIVIEKSFQGGRAELDSQGYRVESLARVKSLKDGVVTFIE, encoded by the coding sequence ATGGAAGCACTGCACCAGAAAATCCGCGAACAAGGCATCGTGCTTTCCGACCAGGTCCTGAAGGTCGACGCCTTTTTGAACCACCAGATCGACCCGGCCCTGATGAAGCTGATCGGCGACGAATTCGCCACGCTGTTCAAGGATTCGGGGATCACCAAGATCGTCACCATCGAAGCCTCGGGCATCGCCCCGGCGATCATGACCGGTCTGAACCTCGGCGTGCCGGTGATCTTCGCCCGCAAGCATCAGTCCCTGACCCTGACCGAAAACCTGCTGTCGGCGACTGTTTACTCGTTCACCAAGCAGACCGAAAGCACCGTGGCCATCTCCCCGCGTCACCTGACCAGCAGCGACCGCGTGCTGATCATCGACGACTTCCTGGCCAACGGTAAGGCTTCGCAGGCGCTGATCTCGATCATCAAGCAGGCTGGCGCCACCGTGGCTGGCCTGGGCATCGTCATCGAGAAGTCGTTCCAGGGCGGCCGCGCCGAGCTGGATTCGCAGGGCTACCGCGTCGAATCGCTGGCCCGTGTGAAATCGCTGAAGGACGGCGTTGTTACCTTCATCGAATAA